In Montipora capricornis isolate CH-2021 chromosome 4, ASM3666992v2, whole genome shotgun sequence, a single genomic region encodes these proteins:
- the LOC138046044 gene encoding neuropeptide FF receptor 2-like, protein MSKNCGTDKLNNLSSVDGSSNVAEVVGLTKEEKTILIATYSIVLLVALIGNVLIILVFSRYKPLRKSINYFVVNMAVSDLFTPLTIMPFIIAQTLSSDRFLSGLPPKVANIICKLCYFLPDVSVLVSIQSLMLISVDRLIAVVFPLKIKLISWKVRLVCILVSWIVAIAAHAHYLHILHVSFYGYCCYKANWTTETNNKYNTAMFIVFYLVPVCLLTIIYSTIAWTLKRRQNERRKMSEFKRSRDPASNRQIVRLSTAILAAFIVCIGPLFVCSFIIIFKFHGELPPEIGAKIPQVIVFIIRKMLLHSWGALNPCICFAFSENYRTGFKHLVFGRRRAGRMNMTLVSRKTKLKLSDHVSMKSIAEAQQERLKRVEAEKEQGQKQKNTTEKQNEKPMIEEINREENASLL, encoded by the coding sequence ATGTCTAAAAACTGCGGTACTGACAAACTGAATAATTTATCTTCCGTGGATGGATCTTCCAATGTCGCAGAAGTCGTCGGACTGACCAAGGAAGAGAAGACCATTTTAATAGCAACCTATTCCATCGTACTCCTTGTCGCGTTGATTGGAAACGTTCTAATCATCCTGGTGTTTTCCAGGTACAAGCCACTTCGAAAATCAATCAATTATTTCGTGGTCAATATGGCCGTCTCCGATCTCTTCACTCCCTTGACTATCATGCCCTTTATAATTGCACAGACACTATCTTCAGATCGCTTTCTTTCCGGGCTTCCGCCGAAAGTTGCAAATATCATTTGCAAACTTTGCTATTTTCTTCCTGATGTTTCTGTGCTGGTCTCCATCCAGAGCCTTATGCTGATTTCAGTGGACAGGCTGATTGCTGTTGTCTTCCCTTTGAAGATAAAACTCATCTCGTGGAAAGTGCGTTTAGTCTGCATCCTGGTTTCGTGGATTGTGGCCATCGCTGCTCATGCACATTACCTTCACATACTCCATGTTTCCTTTTATGGTTATTGCTGCTACAAAGCCAACTGGACTACGGAAACCAACAATAAATATAATACAGCCATGTTCATTGTATTCTACTTGGTACCAGTGTGTTTGTTGACTATCATATACAGCACCATAGCTTGGACtctaaaacgaagacaaaaTGAAAGGAGAAAGATGTCCGAATTTAAGAGATCTCGAGACCCTGCAAGCAACAGACAGATAGTCAGATTGTCAACAGCCATATTAGCTGCTTTTATTGTCTGTATTGGCCCATTGTTTGTTTGCTCTTTTATCATCATATTTAAGTTTCATGGGGAGCTTCCCCCTGAAATCGGTGCTAAAATTCCCCAAGTCATTGTATTCATCATAAGAAAGATGTTGCTTCATTCGTGGGGAGCCCTAAATCCCTGCATCTGCTTTGCTTTTAGTGAAAACTACCgaacaggtttcaaacatttaGTCTTTGGCCGACGTCGAGCTGGCAGAATGAACATGACATTGGTTAGCCGAAAAACAAAACTCAAGCTCTCTGATCACGTCAGCATGAAGAGTATCGCTGAAGCTCAACAAGAAAGGCttaaacgtgtggaagcagaaaAAGAGCAaggtcaaaaacaaaaaaatactaccgagaaacaaaacgaaaaacctATGATTGAAGAAATAAATCGTGAGGAGAATGCCAGTCTTCTCTAA